The proteins below are encoded in one region of Halichoerus grypus chromosome X, mHalGry1.hap1.1, whole genome shotgun sequence:
- the SEPTIN6 gene encoding septin-6 isoform X9 codes for MKKLDSKVNIIPIIAKSDAISKSELTKFKIKITSELVSNGVQIYQFPTDDESVAEINGTMNAHLPFAVIGSTEELKIGNKMMKARQYPWGTVQVENEAHCDFVKLREMLIRVNMEDLREQTHSRHYELYRRCKLEEMGFKDTDPDSKPFSLQETYEAKRNEFLGELQKKEEEMRQMFVQRVKEKEAELKEAEKELHEKFDRLKKLHQDEKKKLEDKKKSLDDEVNAFKQRKTAAELLQSQGSQAGGSQTLKRDKEKKNSYCFTVNSAVCCMLHETQVLFGLPVDTLFLRNRAGPPFL; via the exons gtgAACATCATCCCCATCATCGCCAAATCAGATGCCATTTCGAAGAGTGAGCTAACAAAgttcaaaatcaaaatcaccaGCGAACTTGTCAGCAATGGGGTCCAGATCTACCAATTCCCTACAGATGACGAGTCAGTGGCAGAGATCAATGGAACCATGAAC GCGCACCTGCCGTTCGCTGTCATCGGCAGCACAGAGGAGCTGAAGATAGGCAACAAGATGATGAAGGCGCGGCAGTATCCTTGGGGCACCGTGCAGG TCGAGAACGAGGCCCACTGCGACTTCGTGAAGCTGCGGGAGATGCTGATCCGGGTGAACATGGAGGACCTCCGGGAGCAGACCCACAGCCGGCATTACGAGCTGTACCGCCGCTGCAAGCTGGAGGAGATGGGCTTCAAGGACACCGACCCCGACAGCAAGCCGTTCAG CTTACAGGAGACCTATGAGGCCAAAAGGAATGAGTTCCTGGGGGAGCtccagaaaaaagaagaggagatgagACAGATGTTTGTCCAGAGAGTCAAAGAGAAAGAAGCTGAACttaaagaggcagagaaagag CTACACGAGAAGTTTGACCGTCTGAAGAAACTACACCAGGATGAGAAGAAGAAGCTGGAGGATAAGAAGAAATCCCTGGACGATGAAGTGAACGCcttcaaacagagaaagacggcAGCTGAGCTGCTCCAGTCCCAGGGCTCCCAAGCTGGAGGCTCACAGACTCTGAAAagggacaaagagaagaaaaa CTCTTACTGTTTTACAGTTAACTCTGCTGTTTGCTGCATGCTGCATGAGACCCAGGTCCTG tttgggCTTCCTGTAGACACCCTTTTCCTGCGCAACAGAGCTGGGCCTCCCTTTCTCTAA